The nucleotide window AAGTTCTTCAAACGTTGGAAAGGGCTCgttacattttctgaaatcCTCTTCATTAAATTCTAATCAAAATTTCTCTTAGTTCGCACGTTCTTGCCATGAGCAATCTTAGCAGTTCCTAGCATTACTTTAAACCCGTGCGGTACCTAGCTTCCTGGTGCTATTGTGGCGACTCTTGTGGTAACAGCGCAGCATTTTAAGGTCATTCAAGGTTAAAGCGTTTACAGGAAGCTCGATAAGTTGAGTGTTTCCCTCGTCtttctgaaaaataataatcacaaaaaataGGAACCCCTAAATATTCTCAAGTTCCTTTATATCAAATAATCTACTGTATCTTTGCGTTTATGAACATCGTGTCCTGGAAACCAGACCTTTACTAGAAGCATTCAAAATAatgttgtcaaaaattttacCTGGAAAGGTTTTATGAGAGTGGTTAGGTCATGGTAGACAACCGGAACTCCATCCCTCGTGAGGTGGACATCAAACTCAACGTACGCCGCACCCTGAAAGTGTTACGTTTAACTAGAAGCTTACACTATCAAGATTAAAGTTAAATCTTACGCTTTCTCCAGCTTGAAGAAATGAAGCGATAGAATTTTCGCGAACGTTGCCAAGTCTGAAAATGTGTCACATAAATTTCTTAATGAAGTTGTGTAAcagttgtaatttttttaaagtatagTCATCAAGACTAACTTTTCTGAAGTGAATGAGTTTCCACTGCCCCGGTGGCCCACATGAACCATCGTAGGAAAATCCCATGACTTGAGACAACTTGCCTCCATAGACATCTCATGCAGACAAGGTTTGATGCATAAGTAAGGAACTGAAATTTAAATTATGACATTTGCGATTTAATTCTATTCTTCATGCAATATAAGATGTTTATTGCTATCAAACAAGCATAAAGAAACAGTTGAGTTTGTGCATAAACATCAGAATATCATCACTGGAAAAAGgtttaaatggtttaaattCAGTATATTGTTGTCAAGGgatgatttaaaaataataaacagaCCAGAAGATAACACGCCGGGATTATCCAAAACTAATAATTGTTCAAACTTATATATACAAACTCATAAAAACCTCTCAGCTCTCCAATAACCATGAATCTGTGGTCGAGAAGCGGCAGACGCACGATGCCTTTTGAAGAATTTAAGCACGACATTGATAAAATGGCGACACCGAGTGGACACTTTTTTGGTGAAAGTAtctataaaaacaaaagcttgATAAGGTCTTGTAATAACTTTCGAAGATATTTGCTAGCAGAGGACAAACATTGAACTTGATGTAAGATGTTTCAAGATTTGAAGTTTCCAGCTGAAACGTTGCGTGCACTTCGCTTGAGAACGGGACTTTTATCGTCATCGATGATTTTACTGAGCAAAGAAACAAGAATGAGAGAAGTCGACCACTTGAGGTCAGGTTATAGTTGGAATTTAACCTGTCTCTTTAGAATGTGAATACGGGGTTATGATGGAAAGTCGCTGATTTGCACAACCAGGAGACGTCTCTGGCTCAACATAGACATCATCTAAATCAGGCCTAAAACCAATAACAAACGTGAGGACtggcaaacaaaataagaaGTTCAAAGAAACTCACCTGAAAGTTTTCACATAAGTGTCATTAAACTTTAGAAATGGAGCATTTTTTGGTGAACTCAAATGAACTCTAACTTCAGTAAACTTTGTTAATGGGCTTTGCTCTAGAAACTGCGGCAATAATTAGAAATATGCAAACCCCAAGTTGAAAATCCAATCTATCAAAAACATCACATAAACAAGCAACCTTTCTACCTACTCTTGATTCAAAAGCATTTTCCTTTATAATCGAGTCGTTTTGGTCTGAGTTGGTGAAAAGTCTACTTTGGGCAGACGCCTCCCAGCAGGTGACCTTCAATTTCTGAACAATATTTTCtcaattattttcaaacagCAGAACGATCCGAGACCATCTTACCTTATCTGCGAGGGCTTCCGGCAAGACAACACAAGTAAAATATCGATATCTTATTCTGGTTTGACTCGCTTCGATCGTGCCGACCCATTCATCCTCCCTTGTGAGAAAACAAGCAATTAATGACATCACGAAAGCTATACGATGCATCCAGGAACAGAATTTGATATTAATGACTTCATGAACCTGTTGGTTAGAATGAGCGCTTGATCGAAACTCCAGGAGCCCAGTTGCGCCAAATCTCCCACAACCCCAACCACTTCGTTGCTTTCTAAACAGACAATTTATTCAGACTACTGAACTACTGAACTTAACTACTGAAATCAAACTTCTGCACAAacagaaatacctaattttctTGCAGGCAACAGCGCATGGAAGTGGACCTTGGTCATCCCATGCACAAGTAATGGCACGATACAAAACTAACAGCGCTAACCTACCCAGTACCAGGAAGAATTTCCAAAATTCTTTCAACTGCAAGTCAAAGATACAAAGCACATTCagatgaaaatttaattttgcacCAACAATAAAAAGATTCTCTGGTGAGAGAAAGTTGCAACAAACACTACAAAGTTTAGTGGGTGCTTTACACTTTAAAATATCTGTCTCGAAACGCATTGTGACCagaataaattttgctttttatgacACAATCAGAGTTTATTCCATTTTTCAACGGCAATTTTTCCATGACAATGAGTCTCCGAGCAGAGTGACTGTTGAGAATTTGCTCGCAATTATAAACCAATCTGAGCATCGGATGTCTCGGGATGACATCATCGCTGTAATCAGCTCGATGCACCGGCAGCCAATAAACAAGCCTGCCACCTGGTGTTAATGTTTTCACAGAAAAATTTATCAGGTCTTTAAAAATATCATCTAAATGATACGCAGTTTGTTCCGGAATGTGAAACTGTCCGTCAGGTAACGAAGGAACGGACGGCTCCTCCCTCTTTGACCCCACCCGCTGGCAAGCTTCTCGGATACCATATGGGGGGTCAGTAATTATCCcgtcaaataaatttttgcccCCGACATTCCAAGCATGCCTGGCACAATCGCAGACCAATACGTCGACGAACTTATCACCGAGCTTGTAGCCGGCCAGGCTCTGACGGACCGTCTCGTCTTTCTCCCGCCATCCTTTGAATAAACTCAATTTCAATATTTGCTTAATTATGTCATTGAGAAAATAAACTGGTGAAATTTTGACCGAATTGAAGTTAAATCATCATAATAACCGTCACCAAAACAGATGCTGCTGCATATTTACTctaaaagtttgaaatgtcTGAAAAAGACAACTTCTCACAGCAATAAAACCttatttgtaatttatatGAGAAGTACCACCCACTTAAACCAGTGGTGGTTTGCCACAgcatgttgccaaatgtgccgCAAAACTTTGCCTTAAAATTTACACTCACTGTTCGacgataaaaaaatacaatctAGGCAAAGACTCAAACCATTTTTCATGATGAATCTGCTCACCTGCGCCCTTCCTCGAAGACTTCCCCTGTGCGTGAAGAATATTGTAGTTGATGTCTCCACCAATCACGTGGGATCCAAAGTGGGCAGCAGCCACGAGCAAGCTGCCAGTGCCAACAAACGGGTCACATGTCAGGTGGCCGTGGGTGGAACACGCCAAGTTGGCCATCACCATGGCAAGTGTTGGATCCATGGAAGTATTGCcgataaattttcttttcttcaaaCTGTAGCGGTCAATCAAACTTCGCTGCCCGTGGCACACGAGCCGACCAAAGTACATGGCTGAAGGTATTGCAGGAGACTGCCCGTCCACCCGATCCAAATAATCTTCGATGATGTAAAACTCAGCATCGGGACAAGTGAGATTTACTTTACCGTGGAAAGGAAGAACGTCTTCCAATGCGTCCATCTTAGAAACTTGCTCAGACAGTGAAACCTTCTTTCCAATCCCTTTCACTCTGACCGCGAATGTCTTCGATTCatcaaaatgtttcagtttaaATGTGTCAGGAAAAGCGCAAATTGACACTTTCAATTCTGATAAATTTCTTCCAACTCCCCAAATTTCAAATGCACTTTTGGTGAGGACGGATCTTGACATCACATTCTTGACATCCTGCTCATTGATGGAGCCCAGCAGTCGCATCGAGGATGAATCGACCTGGTTCTTGGCCCATTTCTCAGCAAGGTTAATCCCAAATATTCTCCCAATCGATTCAAGCTCTGGCACAGCGCACTTGAGCTTTTCTTGGGCAAATAACATGAGGTAATGAATTGACATGATTTTGCTGCACTTCACTGAAATGTAAACCATAGAGACGCAAATATTAATATAAACCAAGATAAATTTCATCGCAAGTTTTGATGTAAAACCACCAACCAGGTTAAACAAATCacttaatgaaacaaaactgaTGCATGCCAGTCTCACCGATAAACAACAGAATCTTCCTTATAATAAAATTCCATCAACATTCGGTAATTACGTAGATAAGAACCATGATAcagatacaaaaattaaataaagcATTCTATAACATCAACCTGAACCAAcaacaaatcattttcatcttttgcCAAACATAGCAGGTACTTTAAGATAGTATTTAAGAAGATACACAAGGGACCGTGACGGCAAATAGTTTGCACTTCAGGCCATGTTCTTGTGATTATGCTGTCTAAAATCTGCGTTGCTGGTTCTGCATTGTGTTCATCATGTTGCCGCGTTGCATAAAGTTTTGCTGCTGCTGCATGTTATTTGCTGTTACTTGCCTCAAACGGGGATTCCCCTGTTGCATTGCCGAGTTATTGTTGCTTAGCAAGTTACGCAGCTGCTGTTGATCTTGTATCACTTGGGGATTTCCCTGCATGGGCATACTTCTTACCTGGGGTATTCGgacaatatttgttttatttccaCTTGAGATGGGCATACCAGCCGGGACCACTCGCTGTCCACCGCTCATGGCGCTGCCGGCATTACCGGTCATGCTGACCGACCCCGAGGTCATGTTGCCGATACCAATCTGCAAGTTTGAGTTTCCCTGAGGCAAGTTTCTGCCGGCACCCATCACTGCACTGCTCTGCTGCTGCCTCACTCCCATCTGTGACGTCGACATCGGCACATTCGTGATTCTTGTTATGGTTGACATGGCAGGACCTGTGTTCACTTGCTGTTGGGCAAGCATTGTGTTCTGGTTGCCAGCGACTTGCGGCATGACAGCCTGACCCTGCGAGAACTGACCTTGCTGTGAGTACTGTGGCCTCGACTGGAAACCCTGCTGCTGCATTTGCATGTTCATGTTGCCTGAGTTTGCCATGTTCGGCTGCATCGGCTTATTTGTGGTTATTGATTTGCGTAACGCCTCCATAAACACAGCAGGATCGCTTGGCAGGAAACCATAAAATTGACTTTCCTTTGAAGgttctttgtttttaagtaagattataattataaccTTTGCATCCTGGTGTCTGGGAGCGGTGTTTATCAAACCACACATCGGCTTCTGCATGTGGGCCATCAACTCTTGTGCAGATGACGGCGGATAGAAGCGGAAGATGACTTTTCGAGCCTGGCGGAGGAAACTGGAAACGCCGTTTATAACATACTGAGGTATCATCTGCAGGTTCAAGGGATTTGGCCAACTGCTGGTATCAACCGGCggcaaaatatttgtgttgGGGGCGGGGGATACCTCGCACTGGAGCTGGTGGACAGACTTGGTATAGGCCGGGTTGGGACCAAgttgctttttcttttctgcCCATTCAAGACGTCCACTCCATAAAACTTTATGATCGGGTTGTTGCGCTTTTGCAATATTTAAGACTTTTTCAGCTTCCTTCTGTGCCTCTGCGTACTGTGGCTGGGGCAACTGACCACccattgatgatgatgatgggACGTCTCCCATCACATGCCCCGGCATGCTGGGGAGCTGCTGGGCACCAGTGGTGCCTTGAGTGTAGCTGGATGTTGTTGGAAGGGGCAAATTGGTTGCCCGTGTTGGCTGATGGATGATGGTGTTTGGCAGGGCAGGGGCAATATTAGTCGCTGTGTTCACGACCGGTCTTATTGTGGTGACAGAGCTGCTGCGTGGTGAAGTCATCACAAATGATTGCTGGGCTTGTGGGGTACTAGCAAAGTTTTTCTGAGAGATGACCGCTGCTGAAGTGATCTGGATCGAAGCACTTGAGCTTGGCAGGGGATTGATAGTCTGAGTGTTTGTCAATTGACCTGGCACCGACACACTGGGAGGTTGTGGAAAGGAAAGATTCTCTCCTACAATTGTCTCTCGTGCAATGGGGGGGACTTCGACTGGAGGTCCAACCTCCATAGGGGCAGGAGAGTCAACCAACGTAGGTTGATGCGAGAACGACTTCTCTTCTCCTTGAACTTCTGACACAAGAACCGGTTCCCGCTCCGTAGGCAGCCGAAACCCTGATATCAACACAAGATGGCGCCTGTCTTGTGCATAGTTCATCAGTGGCGGctggttgttgttgttggcCAAATATATCTGCTGGAGTTCAGCAATGTGCCGCGGGCATATCACCGACAACTTTACTTGCATTTCTTTCAGTTTCTCAGCAAGTTTATGAGCGGTTAATCCAGTATAGTTATAACTTTCCATGCAAGCCATTTCGTAGGGTGGAGTGTTGGAGATCAAGAAGCAATATTTGCCGACGCTTCCACTTTTGTGAGTAGCACTCATGTCCACAAACAGCTGCAACGTGGTGGCGAGGCCCTCAGCTATAAAACTGAAGTGCTCTCCCCCACCTCCACTAAATTGAATCGAATCCAACATTTTTAGGAAATTATTCACATTTCGAGTTGGAGTTATACATTGCGTGGATAAATCTGGAGCCCTGTCTGCTGCGTGGAAAAGCACAAGCCCGTAACGACTTCTATGTGTGGCTGAGTTCAGGTCTGTTGGATTCACAGATTGCCGATGGAAGTATTGAAGAGCGGGAATTAAATATTGTTTCTTGATGACATCCCAATGAGAAACCATATTGGCAGTGGCTTcaacacaaacaacaaattctaCCATAGTCTCCTTTTCTTCTGAAATAACCATCCCGGCCAATGAAGTAAGTTCTTGAATTACTGCAACAATAATTACACACACTACAGGTTTAATCTGCAACctgacaataaaaattaaggATAGAACTTTAGAAAGTGATCATTTCACCCCAAAATGGTTACCATAGTTTGAAAATCGCACTTGAGGAATCGCAGAATGGGTTGGCCTTGGTGCCGTAAAACACTTGAGTTAGGTTGatgaaaaataacttcaacCACAGTACAAATTGTTtactggtgaaatagtgacagccgAGAGAAAAATCTAAAACAGCATTTTACCTAAGAGAGCTCCTATCACTGTAATTAAGTTATGCGGTCGCGGCCCACTGTTAAAGTTTGGCGGCTTGGAGAGCAAAGAATGGGTAAAAAGCTGACTTTAGCCGAGTTATTTACGATATCATACAAGTCTGAGATTGTAATCGAAGATGGTGGCTTAACAGTCTTAATCCAGTATATAATAATGTACAATTACATAACGAATATATATGGTAGCACTCCGAGGATAACTTTTGCTTACTCAACTTCTATGTCGTGTGTGAGAATTTGTTCATGTTCAATCACAAGGCTTAAAACTGGTTGGCAGCGAGAATgttgaagcaaaaaattagACTTGGTTTAAAACTGAAGTTTTTCGGTTGGGGTAGATTTTTTCCTCAAAACAACCTTTAAAGGGAAAAATGGGTTTGAATAACGAACATTTGAATACTAAAAATAATACGGCTTTGCGAGAGAGTCTCTTTCTCAGAAAGAACTTCATTGACAATTGGAAAAAGCAATGCTAACGAAAATGAATAGAAAGATGATTAAAGTCGGATTAATGTGCAACTAATTTTCATGCCGacaagattttttatttttcatatgGTTCATCACAACTTCTAATGCATGGACTTGAACATACACATAATAGTTCAGTACAGGAAACTGAGTGTTGGCCTGAGTTAAAATTAGCTCGATTTTCAGAGCTTCTCAAGCTTTTTCCTTTTGCGACCCCATtctagaaaagaaatttctgcGCGACTCCTTGATAGAAAACTTCCACAttaaagatattaaaacaataaacgttaaATCAGAAATCTCAAGTGGTGTTTTTGTCTCTTGCAAAATTATACAAATGCACACAATCCACCAAAGTACAGTAACTTTAGCCTACATTAGTGAAAGAACTGCgtaatggaaacagtaaaacgaataaaaaactAAGAAACAACAATCCAATTTATAAAATctgaatttgtttcacaacactaaaacattttgtggGAGTCGCGACCCACAGTTTCAGAAGCCCTGCTCCAGACAAAAGCTATTGATTCATTACGATACGAATATACGATTGCACTGTTGCGAGCTCGAAAATAAGCCGAAACGTGACGTCACTACCATAAGAAATGACCGAGGTAGATTGGTAACGTTTGGATTCTGTGCGGAGAAttttaatagaaaaaaaaatttgtgcgGATTTCCCATACACATCCCTTATATATTTTGCATTCGATTGTTGTAGTTGTCGAGtcgcaatttttgttttacggAGCCTGTAAGTACCACAACAATTACAATTTGGGTTCCCAACATTTCTGCACACTccacttaaaatatttcacgttcgcgcaaaatatttataatcaccacaacatttttaaatctcaccgcaacattttaaaatatcattgcaacattttaaaatatcattgCAGCATCTTCAAATATAATAAGAACATTACTTGGGAACCAGAACTGGTGCACCATTAAACTGCAGTGAATGATTAATTGTCTACAATTCTAGATGTACTAACCTAAAGGCCAGCAGTACTTGAGCTATGCTTACCATAAGGTAGTCGATGAGGTCTTCTGGAAAGGAATAAGGTTACCGGTCACAGCCACAAATAGTCTGAGATagtaagcttttgcaagccTTAACAAGCTTAGGTCTAGGCTACATGTTAAACATTGGAAGGTCTTTCGCAAGTGCAGTATGCTTACAGACTCTCGACTCTAGAGCTTGGCTTGTTTACcgttcatgttttttttttgttgcaaaggAAATGACCTCATACAACCGGCAACATGCCTATATGACTATATTGTATTATTGTACCTTAAATATTGCCGTTTAATCACATAAAATGAAACATGCCGTAATTGCAACATGCTATCGGAGACACATATCTAGAGGCAGGTGGTCTGTCACGGCCCCTCTATTTGTGTGTGAAAtggtttatttgttttacgCTTGAATTGTTTTGTATTGAAGTCACTCATGCTTGCGATGGGTTGGCGAGTTACCAGTAAATATTTTCTCCAGTTCAAAGTTTCGAACGATCATGGTGTGGGGTTGCTTTTGGCTCAGGACGTTCAACAGTGGCAGCGTCTATTTCACCGGCTGCCGGTTAcgaatttttgaaaaagctggCAATCAGTCAAGCAGTTATTTCTTTCTAATTAGGTAACTGCCGGACGGCAGAGTATGGCTGTTTTCAGCAAAAGATAAATGAGAAGTGCACTGCGTAAAAATGCTCAGACGAAATGAAAGTGTCAGGTGCGCAATTACAAACTGATGTACACAGTTTTACTTATTCtttctttgaatttgtttaaatttcacTGACATACATATATTAAACAAATTGtacattgttgaaaacatcaTCATGATGAATACATTATCACTGAAACAGCGCCTTATACTTTCTATTGCAAGGAGTTTTTCCcacaacaaaaatatggtGCTCCAATGCTTTGCTTGGTTATCAAGTAGTGAGTGAGTACACAGAAGTGCTGTCCAAGTCATTTAGTGCAAAGTAagtacaagtgcacaaccagatgatgtcataatttgagtagctgaagtctagtatacaaagggatcctgtggttgtgcacttgtactCTAGACCGACTGTGTTTATATCTTTTTGTTTGGAGAACCGATTTGTTCTGGTGTGTGGTGTCATtatgccatactctgcagctTGGGCTAAATGGATGATGGCAGCCTTGCTCATTCTTCACACTTAATGGTTCTAAGCATCAAACTTCTTATGATCTTCTCCTTTCTATCATTTTGTCTTTACTCTATTTTTTCCGCAAAGCATTGTAGGGTCTTGCTTGCCGCTACCACTTTGGAAGGTTCCCCAAATGCAAAGTCTACACAATTTAGTTATGGGCTATAACACTCGGATGTTGTCAGTAAAGTATCGAATTGTGAGTTACGATCCTTGTAAAACTTAATTTGGCTTCTGCACTCCCGAcatcaaaaactgccatactctgcacTCTGGGCATTATACGGCAATTTGGCTAATTAGTCAAATGAAATAGGGATGAGTAGCCAGTTTCACCAAAAAATCTCTATTTTAGTATTGATTTGTGGTCCAGTTTAATGGAGGTTTTTGCCCACGAATCAAAAAACGGCAAAGTCAGCATGAGTATGTTTTTGTACACTGGCGGAAATTTCGTTGACTGCCTCCACTCAAGGAGAAACTGAGTAAACTtcgaaaaagtttaaaatatttttggcaaaGTGACGCAGTTACAAGTATATTATGCAGAATGAAATTCTGGATGTTAtagtataaattttgttattgtacGTTGAGTATAACTTGTTCTATTTGGGTTTGAATCGGCAAGATCGAGCCTTTTTTCATATACCTATATGACAACTTTCAAACTGGTTTTGTTATCTTCTAaataagtaatttaaaaaattccaCTAAAAATCAACAATATTAATCCTTAAAAACGCTGTCATCAGCAGGATTCAAATCCTACACGTCCAGTCACCAGTCCTGATGCCTATCACTAGGTGTCAGGTATTCTTTTTCCTCAACTACAAGACTTATTTTTCAAGTTGGTTCGTACGATATTCAACGAACGCTGGTCAAATATTCCGTTcgtaaaagttttaatttttcaactatttttataacttaacgACAGAGCGGCGTCAATGTagtctgataataaataagacaatgctgttattttggctcgcttaaaacaattttatctttttattcAGATAGAGGGAACTATAGTAAAGCACGATGGATCTTATTAATCGTGGCTATGAATTTTATAACTGGGCCGAAACATTTTCTGACCCGCGGGTCGTAGATTGGCCGCTACTTGCTTCACCTTGGCCAACGGTCGCGATCGTGCTCTTCTACTTCTTGTTTATTCTTGTAATTGGGCCGAGGTTCATGGCTAACAGGTATTCACTTATTTTAGTGTAGTTCtatacatttttatgaaaGATTCTGACAACAACCATGGTTTGCAGAGCTCCAATAGACTTTGGCACGTTCCTGCCCGCTTACAACTTTGCACTCGTTGCACTTAATTACTACATTGTCAAGGAAGCTTTAGTTGGAAGTTACAGGGCGGGTTACAGCTATGTTTGCACACCACTCCGGATGCATTCCTATGATCCCAATGATATGATGGTATTAATATGATTTAGAAATTTGCCATCACTAGAAATATTGCAATATAACATGAGACTTGCATAACTTTGGTCGCTTCCATGTGTTCAGGTTGCAAACGCCGTCTGGTGGTATTACTTCTCCAAGATCATTGAGCTCTTTGAcacagttttgtttgttttgaggaAACGTGAGCGTCAGATTTCATTTCTTCATGTCTACCACCATTCGACGATGCCGTTGATCTGGTGGATTGGAGCTAAATGGATGCCTGGTGGACAGGGTTAGTGGTCACATATCTGAGTTTCTCTTAATCAACTTTCAATCATACACTTTGTGTTTGTGCAGCTTTTGTCTGTGTCATGTTGAACTCTGGCGTCCATGTCGTGATGTATTCCTACTATGGTCTTGCTGCGTTTGGACCGAAGATGCAGAAATATCTCTGGTGGAAGAAATACATAACCATGCTTCAACTGGTGAGTGAAGATGTTAATTATCGGGGCGTTATATCATGAAAAAACATTCTCATTTTATAAGATTATTCATTAAAATAATCAGCATGGTCAACTGGATAAATGTTGAAGCGAACCACATGAGAACTATGATATAAAAAAGATTGGTCCGAAGCTTCATGTCATGTGGTGAAGcttaatgttgttttgttaGGTTCAATTTTGTCTTGCCATATACCACACATCCCAGTCGTTGTATGTGAGTTGTCGCTCCCCTGGTTGGATGCACTGGTCACTTATATTCTATGCATTCTCCATGATCATCCTCTTCGGCAACTTTTACGTTCAAGCTTACCTCAAAAAGTCAAAGAAGAAATCGGATAAAGTTGACAACTTCACCAGTGGTTGTGAAGATAAAATGTTGAGAAATGCAATGAAGCGTGATGAGATGTCGCTTCGTATGAGAACGAGGAATGGAACAAAACCATCCAAAAGCAAGTCTTCGTAAAATTTCCTGATTCATAGTCCCAATGGTTCAGCAAAATCTTATTTTGAACgaactgaaaattttttgctaaATCAACGCAAACGTTTCAGTTGAATAAACCATTGTTGTAACCTTCTTCAAAATATCCAGGCAAAGACAATTTTGTAGATGTTTTAGcgattttccattgttttccttcatattttgttaaacAGGTAGATTTGTGACGTTTGgcaattatgatgtcactgaCTTTATTGCACTTACTGATAAAAATAGGCACAAGTTTTTGTAtgaattgcaaatttcttCACAAAATGTTCCAACACATTGTATCTTTTGTTGTGGTTTCTAGAAAGTTCTCTACTGTATCCAATATGCAGGTATTACCTAACCATTATTACTTGTAtgtgttttctttaaattgatttatgtatgCAGCGTTTTGTAGTTGGTAGCAATCtctacaataaaaaaatcgaAGTTGTTTTGAAGCACATTGAGGTAGATtttacaaacattgtaataCTTCAGGCCTGCAATTCTTAACCAGGGGTGCTAAATAGATACATGGCAAGTAAATGTCAAATTAAAACTCTTCTATATTTCGAGGGTTTTCTCGTTTTGTTTAGAAAATAGTCGGGCGCTAGGCATGTGCCAGGCCGCTGAAACTGGAAAACACTTTGTGGTTATTACTAGAATCCATGCCTCGCTCATCTTATGTGAACTAGACCAATGCGGTTGGGAAAGAATTATTTATGAAGTGGATGATAACTGAAATTGCTTGTATCAACAGTATTATGCAGGTACGTGCAGTGCATAGAAATATCGTATTCTATCCTTAAGCAAATCAGCAGAAGATTAACTGACAAGTGGGGATTATTCCTCTTCTAGTGGATTATGATAAGACTGTGGAATAACATCAAgctaaattttattaacattgCATCATAATAACTTTACTGCGAGACTTGAAACTGGGCTGAGAATAGTTCACtgcaaatttgtttgtttgatcgAGTGTCTCCTATAATTCACTCTTCCTGTTCACGATGTCGATGAGCTCAATCGTAAAAACCAGAGTTGCTCCCCCGGGGATGTCCCTGCCAGCTCCCCGATCACCATAACCTGGAAGAAGATGAATAAATTAAACGTCTTTCACTC belongs to Clavelina lepadiformis chromosome 6, kaClaLepa1.1, whole genome shotgun sequence and includes:
- the LOC143461663 gene encoding mediator of RNA polymerase II transcription subunit 25-like, with product MVISEEKETMVEFVVCVEATANMVSHWDVIKKQYLIPALQYFHRQSVNPTDLNSATHRSRYGLVLFHAADRAPDLSTQCITPTRNVNNFLKMLDSIQFSGGGGEHFSFIAEGLATTLQLFVDMSATHKSGSVGKYCFLISNTPPYEMACMESYNYTGLTAHKLAEKLKEMQVKLSVICPRHIAELQQIYLANNNNQPPLMNYAQDRRHLVLISGFRLPTEREPVLVSEVQGEEKSFSHQPTLVDSPAPMEVGPPVEVPPIARETIVGENLSFPQPPSVSVPGQLTNTQTINPLPSSSASIQITSAAVISQKNFASTPQAQQSFVMTSPRSSSVTTIRPVVNTATNIAPALPNTIIHQPTRATNLPLPTTSSYTQGTTGAQQLPSMPGHVMGDVPSSSSMGGQLPQPQYAEAQKEAEKVLNIAKAQQPDHKVLWSGRLEWAEKKKQLGPNPAYTKSVHQLQCEVSPAPNTNILPPVDTSSWPNPLNLQMIPQYVINGVSSFLRQARKVIFRFYPPSSAQELMAHMQKPMCGLINTAPRHQDAKVIIIILLKNKEPSKESQFYGFLPSDPAVFMEALRKSITTNKPMQPNMANSGNMNMQMQQQGFQSRPQYSQQGQFSQGQAVMPQVAGNQNTMLAQQQVNTGPAMSTITRITNVPMSTSQMGVRQQQSSAVMGAGRNLPQGNSNLQIGIGNMTSGSVSMTGNAGSAMSGGQRVVPAGMPISSGNKTNIVRIPQVRSMPMQGNPQVIQDQQQLRNLLSNNNSAMQQGNPRLRQVTANNMQQQQNFMQRGNMMNTMQNQQRRF
- the LOC143462557 gene encoding very long chain fatty acid elongase 4-like, whose product is MDLINRGYEFYNWAETFSDPRVVDWPLLASPWPTVAIVLFYFLFILVIGPRFMANRAPIDFGTFLPAYNFALVALNYYIVKEALVGSYRAGYSYVCTPLRMHSYDPNDMMVANAVWWYYFSKIIELFDTVLFVLRKRERQISFLHVYHHSTMPLIWWIGAKWMPGGQAFVCVMLNSGVHVVMYSYYGLAAFGPKMQKYLWWKKYITMLQLVQFCLAIYHTSQSLYVSCRSPGWMHWSLIFYAFSMIILFGNFYVQAYLKKSKKKSDKVDNFTSGCEDKMLRNAMKRDEMSLRMRTRNGTKPSKSKSS